The Echeneis naucrates chromosome 8, fEcheNa1.1, whole genome shotgun sequence genome has a window encoding:
- the foxred2 gene encoding FAD-dependent oxidoreductase domain-containing protein 2 has translation MDSSLPCFLFCIFLTGCVKCSSNHQHNGTRHFDYCVLGAGPAGLQMGYFLSKAKRDYIILERNSGPGSFFNKYPRHRKLISINKIYTGRQNREFNLRHDWNSLLSDKPDLLFKRVSSEFYPPADAFPLYLSMFVKELGLRVRYGVDVGRIRAMQSATGRSYILTDQHESDYTCSVLLVATGLWVPHKVEFVGSELVEDYESISTNPEDYKDQAVLILGKGNSAFETAQSILGRASRVHMLSSSPVRLAWQTHYVGDLRAVNNELLDTYQLKSLDGLVEARLEKIVITQRKEQVKRRSGGKRKDTKGKLYLTLKKYIQSRDKKNSSDAAGEELPAYHIDNFPTRNPYDRVIQCLGFRFNFSIFDGSSCPPNSDNAKGRLPAVTAWYEGKNTPGLFVLGTAAHSRDYRSSAGGFVHGFRYTVRAVHRVLERRYHSIPWPSTKLLTTQLQSWILKRVGEASGPYQMFEVLGDVILLRGSHCEYLEEFPIQALPQFSSISGHKVTKHGLIVVVMQYGKKKIDYLGRSRAETDWTKAWKSNFLHPVLYFYDTLPTEEEINLRPSGWPLPRPKAIHHIVEDFLTEWEAPVSHIQPLRRFLEHCVQTDLRSFYAESCFRLSLTHRKPPLFCQDGYLKQQGVAQDSQPWQHVHDAGLMPAEQDAETSGTDAAFPSYLAQAGASMSSGLKLDF, from the exons ATGGATTCGAGCCTtccttgttttctcttctgcatCTTTTTGACTGGCTGTGTCAAATGCTCCTCTAACCACCAACACAATGGCACTCGCCACTTCGACTACTGTGTGCTCGGAGCTGGGCCTGCAGGGCTGCAGATGGGATATTTCCTTTCCAAGGCCAAGAGAGACTACATCATCTTGGAGAGGAACTCCGGACCAGGCAGCTTCtttaacaa GTATCCCAGGCACAGAAAGCTCATTAGCATCAACAAGATCTACACAGGAAGGCAAAACCGAGAGTTCAACCTGCGCCACGACTGGAACTCGCTGCTGAGCGATAAGCCTGATCTCCTGTTCAAACGAGTGAGCAGTGAGTTTTACCCGCCAGCAGACGCCTTCCCACTTTACCTGTCCATGTTTGTAAAGGAACTCGGGCTGCGGGTCCGCTATGGTGTGGATGTAGGAAGGATCAGGGCAATGCAGTCTGCCACTGGAAGGAGCTACATCCTGACTGACCAACATGAGTCAGATTACACATGCAG TGTACTGCTGGTGGCCACAGGTTTGTGGGTCCCTCATAAGGTAGAGTTTGTTGGTTCTGAGCTGGTTGAGGACTATGAGTCCATCTCAACTAACCCTGAGGACTACAAGGACCAGGCCGTGCTTATTCTGGGGAAGGGGAACTCTGCTTTTGAAACAGCCCAGAGCATCTTGGGAAGGGCAAGTCGTGTACACATGCTAAGTTCCAGTCCTGTTCGCCTAGCCTGGCAGACACATTATGTTGGCGATCTCAG AGCAGTTAATAATGAGCTACTGGACACGTACCAGCTGAAGTCCCTCGATGGGTTGGTGGAGGCACGTCTGGAGAAAATAGTTATCACTCAGCGAAAGGAACAGGTCAAGAGGAGATCAGggggaaagaggaaagacaCAAAGGGAAAGCTGTACCTGACTTTGAAGAAGTACATACAAAGCCGGGACAAGAAGAACAGTTCTGATGCGGCTGGAGAAGAACTGCCGGCTTATCACATTGACAACTTCCCAACGCGAAATCCCTACGACCGTGTGATTCAGTGCCTCGGATTCCGATTCAACTTCAGCATATTTGACGG CTCATCGTGCCCACCAAACAGCGACAATGCCAAAGGGAGGCTGCCGGCAGTGACAGCCTGGTATGAAGGGAAGAACACGCCTGGTTTGTTTGTGCTGGGAACTGCAGCTCACTCTAGAGACTACCGCTCATCTGCTGGCGGCTTTGTCCATGGATTCCGTTACACAG TGCGAGCTGTACATCGTGTACTTGAACGCCGTTACCACAGTATCCCGTGGCCATCGACGAAGCTGTTGACAACACAGCTGCAGTCCTGGATCTTGAAGCGGGTTGGTGAGGCCTCTGGGCCATACCAAATGTTTGAGGTACTTGGGGATGTCATTCTCCTTCGAGG CTCTCATTGTGAATATTTGGAAGAGTTTCCGATCCAGGCTTTGCCTCAGTTTTCCTCTATCTCGGGCCACAAGGTGACCAAACATGGACTTATAGTTGTAGTAATGCAGTATGGGAAAAAGAAGATAGACTACCTGGGGCGAAGCAGGGCAGAAACAGACTGGACCAAAGCCTGGAAGTCCAACTTTCTGCAccctgttttatatttttatgacaCACTTCCTACTG AGGAGGAAATAAATCTCCGTCCCTCTGGCTGGCCTCTACCAAGACCCAAAGCAATCCATCACATTGTTGAGGACTTCCTCACTGAATGGGAGGCGCCTGTGTCTCACATCCAGCCACTGCGACGTTTTCTTGAGCACTGTGTCCAGACTGACCTCCGGTCCTTCTATGCAG AATCGTGTTTCCGTTTATCTCTCACCCACCGCAAGCCGCCGCTGTTCTGTCAGGATGGATACCTGAAGCAGCAGGGTGTTGCTCAAGACAGTCAGCCCTGGCAGCATGTTCATGATGCTGGGTTGATGCCCGCCGAGCAGGATGCAGAAACATCAGGGACTGACGCAGCATTCCCTAGCTACCTGGCCCAAGCCGGGGCCTCCATGTCTTCAGGGCTGAAACTTGACTTCTGA
- the gcat gene encoding 2-amino-3-ketobutyrate coenzyme A ligase, mitochondrial, which produces MSLGKAARSLVKPARGLLRAPAPAPRRTYAAGAEARAVLEKELEGIRAAGTWKGERIITSKQGPQINVEGSRGSILNFCANNYLGLSSHPEVVQAGIDALKSYGAGLSSVRFICGTQDLHKNLEQKLAEFHEREDCILYASCFDANAGLFEVLLGPDDAVLSDELNHASIIDGIRLCRAKRLRYKHMDLSDLESKLKESQSSRMRLVVTDGVFSMDGDVAPLQGICDLAEQYGAMVFIDECHATGFLGPRGRGTDELLGVMDRVHIVNSTLGKALGGAAGGYTVGPKPLIDLLRQRSRPYLFSNSLPPPVVSCATRAVELLLASNEIAQSMTAKTMRFRNNMTQAGFTIAGSAHPICPVMLGDARLASLMADDMLKLGVYVIGFSYPVVPKGKARIRVQISAAHTDEDIDHCVDAFIQTGRRHGVVS; this is translated from the exons ATGTCTCTCGGAAAAGCTGCCCGGAGTTTGGTGAAGCCGGCCCGGGGGCTCCTGCGGGCCCCGGCCCCGGCTCCCAGGCGGACTTACGCCGCCGGCGCTGAAGCAAGGGCGGTGctggagaaggagctggagggTATCCGAGCCGCAGGGACGTGGAAGGGGGAGAGGATCATCACGTCTAAGCAGGGACCTCAGATCAACGTGGAAGGCAGTCGTGGCA gcatATTGAATTTCTGTGCCAACAACTACCTCGGACTGTCCAGTCATCCGGAGGTGGTGCAGGCAGGGATCGATGCTCTGAAGTCGTATGGTGCTGGATTGAGCTCCGTCAGGTTCATCTGTGGGACACAG GATCTGCACAAAAATCTGGAACAGAAACTTGCAGAGTTTCACGAGAGGGAAGACTGCATCCTGTATGCCAGTTGTTTTGACGCCAACGCCGGGCTTTTTGAG GTTCTGTTGGGTCCCGATGATGCAGTGCTGTCCGATGAGCTAAACCACGCCTCCATCATCGATGGGATCCGTCTCTGTCGGGCAAAGAGGCTGCGCTACAAACACATGGACCTCAGTGACCTGGAGAGCAAGCTGAAAGAGTCACAG TCTTCTCGAATGCGCCTGGTAGTGACAGATGGTGTCTTCTCCATGGATGGAGATGTGGCTCCTCTACAAGGAATCTGTGACCTGGCTGAACAATACGGCGCCATGGTGTTTATAGATGAATGTCACGCCACTGGCTTCCTGGGGCCCCGTGGCAG AGGAACCGACGAGCTCCTGGGAGTAATGGACAGAGTTCACATCGTAAACTCAACTCTAGGGAAAGCACTGGGAGGAGCAGCTG GGGGCTACACTGTTGGCCCCAAGCCTCTAATCGACCTGCTGAGGCAGCGTTCACGGCCGTATCTGTTTTCGaactccctcccccctcctgtgGTGAGCTGTGCCACCCGAGCTGTGGAGCTGCTACTCGCTTCCAATGAGATTGCACAAAGCATGACGGCCAAAACCatgag GTTCAGGAACAATATGACCCAGGCTGGTTTCACCATTGCAGGCTCAGCTCATCCCATCTGCCCCGTGATGCTGGGCGACGCACGGCTGGCCTCTTTGATGGCCGACGACATGTTGAAGCTGG GAGTGTACGTGATTGGATTCTCCTACCCAGTCGTACCAAAGGGCAAAGCCAGAATCCGTGTTCAGatttcagcagcacacacagacgaAGACATCGACCACTGTGTGGATGCTTTCATCCAGACAGGCAGGAGACATGGTGTCGTCTCCTGA
- the mcm5 gene encoding DNA replication licensing factor MCM5, whose translation MSGFDDPGVYYSDSFGGGEGPGLDDGGQKRIHIKKRFREFLRQFRVGTDRTGFTYKYRDELKRHYTLGEYWVEVEIEDLASFDEDLSDCLYKLPTENLALLEEAAKEVADEVTRPRPVGEETVQDIQVMLKSDAHHASIRNLKSEQVSRLVKVHGIIISATAVKAKATKVCLQCRGCRNVISNVPIPPGLQGYALPRKCNTESTGRMKCPVDPYFIIPDRCVCVDFQTLRLQESPDAVPHGEMPRHMQLYCDRYLCDRVVPGNRVTIMGIYSIKKMAAAKAKGKEKGIGVGIRASYLRVVGIQVDTEGAGRGATGSVSPQEEEELRTLAALPNVYDSLAHSVAPSIYGSNDLKKAITCLLFGGSRKRLPDGLTRRGDVNLLMLGDPGTAKSQLLKFVERCSPIGVYTSGKGSSAAGLTASVLRDPNTRGFIMEGGAMVLADGGVVCIDEFDKMREDDRVAIHEAMEQQTISIAKAGITTTLNSRCSVLAAANSVYGRWDDTKGEDNIDFMPTILSRFDMIFIIKDQHDQQRDMTLARHVMNVHLSAQTQTEGVEGEIPLATFKKYIAYSRAKCGPRLSAAAAEKLKNRYVVMRSGARDHERESDKRPSIPITVRQLEAVVRIAESLAKMKLQAVAGEEEVDEALRLFQVSTLDAALSGSLSGVEGFTSQEDQEMISRIEKQLKKRFAIGSQVSEHSIVQDFTKQKYPEHAIYKVLHLMLRRGELQHRMQRKVLYRVK comes from the exons ATGTCTGGCTTTGACGACCCGGGAGTTTACTACAGTGACAGCTTCGGAGGGGGAGAGGGCCCCGGCCTGGATGATGGAGGACAGAAGAGGATCCACATCAAGAAACGGTTCCGTGAGTTCCTCAGGCAGTTCCGAGTCGGGACCGACAGAACCGGCTTCACATATAAATACAG AGATGAGCTGAAGAGACACTACACCCTGGGGGAGTACTGGGTGGAGGTCGAGATAGAGGACCTCGCCAGCTTTGACGAGGATCTGTCAGACTGTCTCTACAAGCTGCCGACAGAGAACCTGGCGCTG CTGGAGGAAGCTGCAAAGGAGGTGGCGGATGAAGTGACTCGTCCCCGACCAGTAGGGGAGGAGACAGTGCAGGACATCCAGGTCATGCTGAAGAGCGATGCCCATCACGCCTCTATTCGCAACCTCAAG TCTGAGCAGGTGTCCCGTCTGGTGAAGGTGCATGGCATCATCATCTCAGCCACAGCTGTGAAGGCCAAGGCCACGAAGGTGTGTCTGCAGTGTCGTGGCTGCCGCAATGTCATTAGTAACGTTCCCATTCCTCCAGGCCTGCAGGGTTACGCTCTGCCACGCAAGTGCAACAC TGAAAGCACGGGCAGGATGAAGTGTCCTGTTGACCCCTACTTCATCATCCCAGACCGCTGCGTTTGTGTTGACTTCCAGACGCTCCGCCTGCAAGAATCTCCAGATGCTGTACCGCATGGAGAGATGCCACGTCACATGCAGCTCTACTGCGACAG GTATCTGTGTGACCGCGTGGTCCCAGGCAACAGGGTGACAATCATGGGCATCTACTCCATCAAGAAAATGGCTGCAGCAAAGGCCAAAGGCAAAGAGAAGGGCATTGGTGTGGGTATCCGTGCATCATATCTGCGAGTGGTGGGCATCCAGGTGGACACAGAGGGAGCAG GACGTGGTGCTACAGGATCTGTGTCTccacaggaagaggaggaactgaGAACGTTGGCTGCTTTGCCCAACGTCTACGACTCTCTGGCGCACTCCGTTGCTCCCTCTATCTATGGTAGCAACGATCTGAAAAAGGCCATCACCTGTCTGTTGTTTGGAGGTTCAAGGAAAAG GCTGCCTGATGGTCTGACTCGCAGGGGCGATGTCAACCTGCTCATGCTGGGAGATCCCGGAACAGCCAAGTCTCAGCTGCTCAAGTTTGTGGAGAGATGCTCACCCATTGGG GTTTATACCTCAGGTAAGGGCAGCAGTGCAGCTGGTTTGACTGCCTCAGTGCTGAGAGACCCCAACACTCGAGGATTCATCATGGAAGGTGGAGCCATGGTGCTGGCTGATGGTGGAGTGGTGTGCATTGATGAGTTTGACAAG ATGAGAGAGGATGACAGAGTGGCCATCCATGAGGCAATGGAGCAACAAACCATCTCCATCGCTAAG gCTGGTATCACCACCACCCTGAACTCCCGCTGCTCAGTGCTTGCCGCTGCCAACTCCGTATATGGTCGCTGGGACGACACCAAGGGCGAGGACAACATCGACTTCATGCCCACCATCTTGTCCCGTTTTGACATGATCTTCATCATTAAAGACCAGCATGACCAGCAGAGAGATATG ACTCTGGCTCGTCACGTAATGAATGTCCACCTCAGTGCTCAGACGCAGACTGAGGGTGTCGAGGGCGAGATCCCACTGGCCACTTTTAAGAAATACATTGCCTACTCCAGAGC GAAGTGCGGTCCACGTCTCTCTGCGGCGGCAGCCGAAAAGCTGAAGAACAGATACGTGGTGATGAGAAGCGGCGCGAGGGATCATGAACgagagagtgacaagagaccCTCCATCCCCATCACTGTCAG GCAGCTGGAAGCAGTTGTGCGTATCGCGGAGTCCCTGGCTAAAATGAAGCTGCAGGCTGtggctggagaggaagaggttGATGAAGCTCTGAGGCTCTTCCAGGTTTCCACACTGGACGCTGCGCTGTCTGGTAGCCTTTCAG GAGTGGAGGGCTTCACCTCTCAGGAGGACCAGGAAATGATCTCGCGCATCGAGAAGCAGCTGAAGAAACGCTTTGCCATTGGCTCCCAGGTGTCAGAGCACAGTATCGTCCAAGACTTTACCAAACAG AAATATCCAGAACACGCCATCTACAAAGTCCTGCACCTGATGCTGAGGAGGGGGGAGCTCCAGCACCGCATGCAGAGGAAAGTGCTCTACAGGGTCAAGTAG
- the hmox1a gene encoding heme oxygenase 1a, which produces MESMKSARRNDTGEVGSDLSEQIKAATKDNHVRAENTQLMLSYQRGKITLPQYKVLLCSLYEIYKALEEELDRNSSHPAVAPIYFPQELARLESLERDLEHFLGEDWKKRVVIPGATHRYEQRLREIGRENPALLVAHAYTRYLGDLSGGQVLGKITQKSLGLSSKEGLSFFSFPGVNSPNRFKQLYRSRMNSIELTEEQKAEVLQEAVSAFELNIQVFDDLQKMLSVSTADQSPAPMSPSSRLMQVTVGLCVALATVGVGLYAF; this is translated from the exons ATGGAGAGCATGAAGAGCGCTCGGAGAAATGACACCGGAGAAGTTGGCAg TGATTTATCAGAGCAGATTAAGGCTGCCACCAAAGACAACCACGTcagagctgaaaacacacagctgatgctGAGCTACCAGAGAGGAAAGATCACCCTGCCGCAGTACAAG GTGCTTCTTTGCTCCCTCTATGAGATCTACAAGGCACTGGAAGAGGAACTGGACAGAAATTCATCCCATCCAGCTGTGGCTCCGATATACTTCCCTCAGGAACTCGCACGGCTGGAATCTCTTGAAAGAGATCTGGAGCATTTTCTGGGCGAAGACTGGAAGAAGCGGGTGGTCATCCCTGGAGCTACGCACAGATATGAACAGAGGCTACGAGAG ATCGGCAGGGAGAACCCAGCCCTGCTGGTGGCCCATGCCTACACACGTTACCTCGGTGATCTCTCTGGAGGTCAAGTACTGGGGAAAATTACCCAGAAGTCTCTTGGATTGAGCAGCAAAGAGGGTCTTTCGTTTTTCTCTTTCCCCGGTGTGAACAGCCCAAACCGCTTCAAGCAGCTGTACAGGAGCCGGATGAACAGCATCGAGCTGACGGAGGAGCAAAAGGCTGAGGTGCTGCAGGAGGCCGTGTCAGCCTTCGAACTCAACATCCAG GTTTTTGATGACTTGCAGAAAATGCTGAGTGTCTCAACAGCAGACCAATCGCCAGCTCCAATGAGCCCTTCGTCACGCCTTATGCAGGTCACTGTGGGTCTGTGCGTTGCTCTGGCCACTGTTGGAGTGGGACTCTATGCCTTTTAG